The Streptomyces sp. RKND-216 genomic sequence ACGCGGCCGGGACACCGGAGGAGCCGGACGGTGCTGGTGCGCCGGAGGCAGTGGAGGCAGTGGAGGCAGCGGGAACGCCGGGGGCACGGTCGGGCCCGTGCGGCTGGTGGGCCCGTCGTCGGCGAGGCCGACCCGGGCGTGCGGCGTACCGCCTTCGTCCGTGGTCCGTTCGTCGGCCCGCGGCGGCGGGACGGCACGTCCGTCCGGCATCGTCGTCATGCCACCACGCTCGCACGGACCACTGACATCGGAGGGGTGCCGCGAGGTCTCCCTCCCCGGTCTCCGCGGCTCCGTACCCCGGCGGAGTGCGGGTGAGTACGGCGACTCAGGCCCCGGGGCGCCGAACGGCGTTGGACGGGCGCATGACCGAGACGACCGCCCGCACACCCCCGCTCCGAGGTCCTGGATCGCCCCGCTGATCAGCGCTCTCGTCACGCTGCCGGTGGGCTTCGTCGTCCTCGGTATCGCCGGGTTGTCAGATGGCCTGCGACTCGTGCTTCGGCAGCGAGGCCGACTGTTTCGAGGACAGCTTCGCCACCGCCTTCGCCGTCTTCTGCTGGAACCTGCTCGTCCCGGCCGGCCTGCTCGTCCTGAGCTGGGCCCTGCCCCGGCAGCGGCGTTTCGCCGCGCTCCGGGCGCTGGTGTCGGTCCTGGCGCCGGTCGCGGTCGTCGTGCTGTACCTCGTCTTCAGCGCCCTCGTCCAGTGGCCGGCGTGACGACCCCCGCCCGCCGCCTGCGCGCGGGCGGCGGCTCCGCGCCGAAGACCCAGGGGGCGAGGACGAGTTCGGCCCCGTCGGGGTCCCGGAAGGTGACGGCGTCGTTGAGGGTCCAGTAGCGGTTCTGCCCGACCGGCTCGTGACCGGCGTCCGTCAGCCGGCCGACGACGGCGTCCCGGGCCGCACGGCCGGGGAGGTACAGCACCAGCTGTTCGTGCGGACGGCCGCCCGGCAACGATCCGTCTTCCGGGAGCAGTTCGAATGTCGCCGCCGTACCCGGCAGCCCGAAGATCGCCACCCCGTGCCCGTCCGGACCGTCCTCGGCCAGGTGCACCACGGGAAGGCGGACGACGTCGCGGTAGAACGCCACCGCCTCCGCGTACCGGCGCGAGCGCCGCGCCGCTCGGGCCGCCGCCACGGTCGCCGTGTCCGCCTCAGGCACCACGCGGACGTTGAAGGCGTGCGAGCCCAACGCCCCGGCCACGCCCAGGAAGAGCAGCGCGAAATGCTCCTGGCCACGTGCCGTGCGGATGCCGCCGAGGTCCAGGAGAGACGTCTCCGGCCAGC encodes the following:
- a CDS encoding NAD(P)-binding domain-containing protein, with amino-acid sequence MRIGILGTGNVARALGEGWAAAGHEVVLGSRAPAERGDAGPDVRSLAEAAAHGEVLVNATPGTESEAVLASLGGEVRAGTVLLDVGIGFTQDGALAHPGVSLGERLQAAHPVLRVVKTLCTVTASVMRDPGGLSGPSTVFLSGDDAGAKAVVGGLLHDLGWPETSLLDLGGIRTARGQEHFALLFLGVAGALGSHAFNVRVVPEADTATVAAARAARRSRRYAEAVAFYRDVVRLPVVHLAEDGPDGHGVAIFGLPGTAATFELLPEDGSLPGGRPHEQLVLYLPGRAARDAVVGRLTDAGHEPVGQNRYWTLNDAVTFRDPDGAELVLAPWVFGAEPPPARRRRAGVVTPATGRGR